In Citrus sinensis cultivar Valencia sweet orange chromosome 2, DVS_A1.0, whole genome shotgun sequence, a single genomic region encodes these proteins:
- the LOC102622420 gene encoding nuclear poly(A) polymerase 1-like: MEIISTSAPTVLDVISTKELEKILVDEKLFASEEESLGRVEVLGRLDGIVKDWIKRVTMDKGISDEEQIQEANAKLFTFGSYRLGVAGPSTDIDALCVGPCYATRHDDFFGKLFRMLQETPLVEDLTPVPDARVPVIKFKFNGVSVDLLYAQLQFSVIPEDLDSLQDSLLHNLDEQTVLSLNGCRVTDRILSLVPNIRNFRSTLRCLRFWAKRRGIYSNAMGFLGGINWALLVARVCQLYPNALPNVLVSRFFKIFAHWKWPNPVMLCPIQYQAMPHHVWDPRSNQRDRKHLMPIITPSYPCTNSSYNVSSTTLRIMQEEFQRAKELCEEIEAGKRTWITLFEPYHFFGSFKNYLQIHIAAKNAGDFRQWKGWVESRLRQLIHMIERDMGGVLQCRLYPGDFSENSVKSSSQCHYFMGLGRKQGVSPQDGEKFDMRLTVEEFKSHVVWMYSSWKQGMQIHVSHLRCQDIPDFVFPGGVRPPKSLNEKKRKRIEVIESTKLKKSESSTAGHSSGQKSSQTESGVALDGSHGLKSSPSVEPSTSSVSSSTSASSRPQRPAVSIETEDDNATSVSQAQNFNQVGATVAAALATGTISSFCQNESLEELEPPELTAPCFKTAFVATQKPIIKLQFSSLVK; the protein is encoded by the coding sequence ATGGAGATTATTTCAACGTCGGCTCCGACAGTGTTGGATGTGATCAGTACTAAAGAGTTagagaaaattttagttgatgaaaaattatttgcgAGTGAGGAAGAATCTTTAGGAAGGGTGGAGGTATTGGGAAGGTTAGACGGGATTGTTAAAGATTGGATTAAAAGGGTCACAATGGATAAGGGTATATCCGATGAGGAACAGATTCAAGAAGCTAATgccaaattatttacattcgGGTCTTATCGTTTGGGTGTTGCCGGCCCTTCTACTGATATTGATGCTTTATGTGTTGGACCTTGCTATGCTACTAGACATGACGACTTCTTTGGTAAGCTTTTCCGTATGCTCCAAGAAACTCCTCTAGTTGAGGATTTAACCCCTGTGCCGGATGCCCGTGTGCCGGTTATCAAGTTTAAGTTTAATGGGGTGTCTGTTGATCTTCTTTACGCACAATTGCAATTTTCGGTGATTCCTGAGGACTTGGATAGCTTACAAGATTCCTTGTTGCACAATCTTGATGAGCAGACGGTCTTGAGTCTCAATGGATGCAGGGTCACTGACAGGATTCTCAGTTTGGTTCCTAATATTCGGAATTTTCGGTCCACTTTGAGATGCCTTCGGTTTTGGGCAAAGCGGCGTGGGATTTATTCCAATGCGATGGGGTTTCTTGGCGGTATTAACTGGGCATTGCTCGTTGCTCGTGTGTGTCAGCTGTACCCGAATGCCCTGCCTAATGTGCTGGTTTCTCGATTCTTCAAGATTTTTGCACATTGGAAGTGGCCTAATCCAGTCATGTTATGTCCAATTCAGTATCAGGCTATGCCCCATCATGTTTGGGATCCCAGAAGTAATCAGAGGGACAGGAAACATCTGATGCCTATAATAACCCCTTCCTATCCTTGTACGAATTCTAGCTACAATGTGTCATCCACTACACTCCGCATTATGCAAGAAGAATTTCAGAGGGCAAAAGAACTGTGTGAGGAAATTGAGGCTGGCAAAAGGACCTGGATCACTCTTTTCGAGCCTTACCATTTCTTTGGATCATTCAAGAACTACTTGCAAATACACATAGCTGCTAAAAATGCTGGAGATTTTAGACAGTGGAAAGGCTGGGTTGAATCAAGGCTACGTCAGCTTATTCATATGATTGAGAGGGATATGGGCGGTGTGCTTCAGTGTCGTTTATACCCAGGCGATTTTTCAGAGAATTCAGTAAAATCAAGCAGCCAATGTCACTACTTCATGGGATTGGGCCGCAAGCAAGGCGTTAGTCCTCAGGATGGTGAAAAGTTTGATATGAGATTAACTGTGGAGGAATTTAAGAGCCATGTAGTATGGATGTACAGCTCATGGAAACAAGGAATGCAAATACATGTATCCCACTTAAGATGCCAAGACATCCCTGATTTTGTCTTTCCTGGAGGAGTTCGACCTCCTAAGTCACTCAACgaaaagaagaggaaaagaattGAAGTCATTGAAAGcacaaaattgaagaaatctgAATCTTCAACTGCAGGACATTCTTCTGGTCAGAAATCCTCACAGACAGAGAGTGGTGTGGCACTTGATGGTTCTCACGGTCTCAAAAGTAGTCCATCAGTGGAGCCTTCAACTTCTTCTGTCAGTAGCAGCACGTCTGCCTCTTCTCGTCCACAGAGGCCGGCAGTATCAATCGAAACTGAAGATGACAATGCCACATCCGTGAGTCaagcccaaaattttaatcaagtCGGTGCGACAGTTGCAGCAGCTTTAGCAACCGGCACTATATCTAGTTTTTGCCAGAATGAGAGTTTAGAAGAGCTTGAGCCTCCTGAACTTACTGCACCATGCTTCAAGACTGCATTTGTGGCCACTCAGAAGCCTATTATAAAGTTGCAATTCAGCTCTCTGGTGAAGTAA